TGGCGGTGCTCGTGGTGCGAAGCTACTGACCCGGGCGTTTTGGGAGTAGGGTGCGCGCCCCATGTCGCCGGTCGTGGCCGAAGTCCTCCTGTATTCCTTCATCGTCGTGGTGAGCGCGCTGTCTGGCGCGAGCGTGGTCATCTTCAACGACCGCTCCACGCGGCTCGTGACGTTCCTGGCCTTCGCGGCGGGCGTGATGTTCGGCGCGGCCTTCTTCCACATGCTCCCGGAGGCGTACGAAGGCGGGGGCTGGTGGGCCTTCGCGCTGGTCCCCATGGGGTTCCTCTTCGTGCTGGTGCTGGAGCGCTACCTGCTCGCCCACGCGTGCGAGGAGCCGCCGGACTGCGCTGAACACGTGCACGGCCACGCGCTGGGCCTCAGCGCGTTCCTGGGGCTGTCCACGCACACGCTCTTCGACGGCATCGCGCTGGGCTCCTCCGTGAAGGAGGGCGTGGGCGCCATGGCGCTCCTGGCCATCACCGCGCACAAGGTGCCCTCGTCGCTGTCGCTCGCGTCCATCCTCCAGGCGGAGGGCAAGAAGCGCGGCACCATCCTGGCGTACACCGCGCTGTACGGCCTGATGGTGCCGGTGGGCGCGGTGCTCTACTTCGGCTTCGACGCGGTGCTGCGCTTCGAGTCCCTGGCGCCCAAGGCGCTGGCCTTCTCCGCGGGCACCTTCCTCTACATCGCCGTGTCGGACCTGCTGCCGCACGTGAACAAGCACGGCAGGGACAAGCCCGGACGCAACCTGGTGGCATTGGCAGCCGGGTTGCTGGTGATGTTCGTGCTCGCGCGGGTCCTGGGACACACGGAGCACTGAAGGCGCCATGGAACGACGCAAGGACTGGTACGAGCACCCGGAGTACTACGAGGCCATCTTCGGCACCGACACCGTGCGCGAGGCGGACTTCCTCCAGGCGTTGAGCCAGCGCTACGGCACGGGGGGCAACCAGTGGCTGGAGCCCGCGTGCGGCGCGGGGCGGCTGGTGGCGGAGGCCGCGGGGCGGGGCCTGCGCGTCGCGGGCTATGACCTGTCGGAGGCCATGCTCGCCCACGCGCGCAAGCGGCTCACCCCCGCCGAGCGCCGCCGCGTGAAGCTGTCGCAGGCGCGCATGGAGGACTTCTTCGACCCGGCGTTGGAGGGCCGCGTGGACCTGGCCCACACGCTGGTGTCCACCTTCCGCTACCTGGACAGCGAGAAGGCCGCGGTGGAGCACCTGTCCGGCACCCGCCGCCTGCTCAAGCCGGACGGCATCTACGTGCTGGGCTTCCACCTCACCGACTACGCGCGCTCCGGCCCCGAGCACGAGCGCTGGGTGGGGCAGGTGGGGCGCGACAAGGTCGTCTGCAACACGCACGAGGGCCTGCCGGAGAAGCAGCTGCGCCGCTCGCCCATGCGCAACCGCCTGCGCGTCACCGGACCCGGCAAGGACTGGCTCATCGAGACGACGTGGCACTTCCGCACCTACGACGAAGCCCAGGTGAAGCGCCTGTTCCGCAAGTCCGGTCTGCGCGTCGCCGCCACCTTCGACTTCGACTACGACCTGGAGGCACCCGTGGGGCGCGGCAGTCCGCGCCTGGACCGCGTGTTCATC
This window of the Corallococcus silvisoli genome carries:
- a CDS encoding class I SAM-dependent methyltransferase, encoding MERRKDWYEHPEYYEAIFGTDTVREADFLQALSQRYGTGGNQWLEPACGAGRLVAEAAGRGLRVAGYDLSEAMLAHARKRLTPAERRRVKLSQARMEDFFDPALEGRVDLAHTLVSTFRYLDSEKAAVEHLSGTRRLLKPDGIYVLGFHLTDYARSGPEHERWVGQVGRDKVVCNTHEGLPEKQLRRSPMRNRLRVTGPGKDWLIETTWHFRTYDEAQVKRLFRKSGLRVAATFDFDYDLEAPVGRGSPRLDRVFILKPDVGAAP
- a CDS encoding ZIP family metal transporter encodes the protein MSPVVAEVLLYSFIVVVSALSGASVVIFNDRSTRLVTFLAFAAGVMFGAAFFHMLPEAYEGGGWWAFALVPMGFLFVLVLERYLLAHACEEPPDCAEHVHGHALGLSAFLGLSTHTLFDGIALGSSVKEGVGAMALLAITAHKVPSSLSLASILQAEGKKRGTILAYTALYGLMVPVGAVLYFGFDAVLRFESLAPKALAFSAGTFLYIAVSDLLPHVNKHGRDKPGRNLVALAAGLLVMFVLARVLGHTEH